In Magnolia sinica isolate HGM2019 chromosome 12, MsV1, whole genome shotgun sequence, a single genomic region encodes these proteins:
- the LOC131221122 gene encoding uncharacterized protein LOC131221122 isoform X2 produces the protein MLLPARLIKSLSVPSTTTTTLHEIASTRKGVAKVVLKKGKTQLFRDGSPMVYSGAVDRIIGRPPPKTGDVVLVADGSEKPIGWGMYNSVSMFCVRLMQLEEEATRDSSCVLNMEKLLETRIDAAIELRKSVGLPSPATNAYRLVNSEGDRLSGLIVDVFGNLAVVASSAAWVEKYKSEIEFHISRVNEINHIKWRPSVDILKEEGLNLSDQRESSSVPSSETVKVMENGISYAISLEGQKTGFYADQRENRHFISSISKGQKVLDICCYSGGFALNAARGGAVHVIGIDTSLPALELAKENILLNNLDPRKISFLKEDATEFMKAAASRYESWDLVILDPPKLAPRRKVLQSASGMYRSLNSLAMQITKRGGLLMTCSCSGAMTQSGMFLRILQGAASMASRKITVLREAGAACDHPIDPSYPEGAYLTNFLLRVL, from the exons ATGCTGCTTCCCGCCCGCCTCATAAAATCTCTTTCTGTCCCTTCTACCACCACGACAACCCTTCACGAAATAGCTTCTACACGCAAAG GTGTTGCAAAGGTAGTCTTGAAAAAGGGGAAAACACAACTCTTTCGTGATGGAAGTCCGATGGTCTACAGCGGGGCAGTTGACAGAATAATTGGTAGGCCTCCTCCGAAGACCGGTGATGTTGTGCTTGTAGCAGATGGGTCGGAAAAACCTATTGGATGGGGCATGTATAATTCAGTTTCTATGTTTTGCGTTCGACTCATGCAACTTGAAGAGGAGGCAACACG AGATTCTTCTTGTGTGTTGAATATGGAGAAGCTTCTCGAGACAAGGATTGATGCAGCTATAGAATTACGTAAGAGTGTGGGGCTCCCATCACCAGCAACCAATGCATACCGGCTTGTTAATAGCGAAGGGGACAG ATTGTCGGGCCTAATTGTCGATGTTTTTGGAAATTTAGCTGTAGTAGCATCATCTGCTGCTTGGGTTGAGAAGTACAAATCAGAAATAGAGTTCCATATTAGTAGAGtcaatgaaataaatcatataaaatgGAGGCCATCTGTTGATATCTTGAAAGAAGAAGGATTGAATTTATCAGATCAAAGGGAATCAAGTTCAGTCCCTTCTTCTGAAACAGTGAAG GTTATGGAAAATGGGATTTCTTATGCAATCTCATTGGAGGGTCAGAAGACAGGATTTTATGCAGATCAGCGCGAAAACCGACACTTTATATCGTCAATTTCAAAGGGTCAGAAAGTTCTTGATATTTGCTGCTACAGTGGTGGATTTGCTCTAAATGCGGCACGTGGTGGTGCTGTACATGTCATTG GCATTGATACGTCATTGCCTGCCTTGGAGCTTGCGAAAGAAAACATCCTTCTTAACAACCTGGATCCAAGAAAAATATCATTTCTAAAAGAAGATGCAACTGAGTTCATGAAGGCAGCTGCTTCAAGATATGAATCATGGGATTTGGTTATTTTAGACCCACCAAAGCTAGCTCCTCGAAGAAAG GTTCTACAAAGTGCATCTGGTATGTACAGAAGTTTGAACTCTTTAGCAATGCAAATTACGAAGAGAGGTGGTCTTCTCATGACTTGCTCCTGTTCGGGAGCTATGACCCAAAGCGGAATGTTCCTACGTATCCTTCAG